In the Euphorbia lathyris chromosome 5, ddEupLath1.1, whole genome shotgun sequence genome, one interval contains:
- the LOC136229865 gene encoding FRIGIDA-like protein 3 encodes MNNSEQGVEDLTASSLIEQLGRALHDLQNQKDGSEDRVQWIEIEQHFKNLDSTMKRNFEELRAREKEYMEKEAETSALLAKREAAVVAKEQDFLDRVQELKDAAVAIISEARATHQPIVLECVDVGDNKDNKVSSSLGETNSTEEESPHKLAESVVVEIKPRPELTQFCEQMDARGLLSFIMENQKNLYTICMELSVALESANEPARLVLDSLEAFYPPVETTLPKDKKDAALQGMRKSCIVFMEAMAAYLARLDSGADHLLNPEIKQQAKAIADEWKPKLAIAGIDATNGNSLEAEAFLHLLSTFRIASEFDEEELCKLVVVVSRRRQAPELCRSLGLTHKMPGVIESMLNSGKQIEAVPFIHDFQLTDRFPLVPMLKAYLKEYRRNFQGKGGNAQVDVNAQELAALKNVVRCVEEYKLEADYPLDPLQKRLAQLVKCKSDKKKSGDSGRHHQSKKPRVNGGYRGFRGGGTSHGGAGGRQVPPVYAERTAYTGMQERYSHPAPNPYDYQIPSQSAYGQPATTDQRQYYYAQDDRVITAGSYDATPNYGTYMGPGMRSNQPYM; translated from the exons GGTTCTGAGGATAGAGTTCAGTGGATTGAAATTGAACAACACTTCAAGAACCTCGATAGCACCATGAAGAGAAATTTCGAAGAGTTACGAGCTAGAGAGAAGGAATACATGGAGAAAGAAGCTGAAACATCTGCGTTGCTTGCAAAGAGAGAGGCAGCTGTTGTTGCTAAAGAGCAAGACTTCCTAGATCGAGTGCAGGAACTAAAGGATGCTGCCGTAGCTATCATTTCAGAGGCACGAGCCACTCATCAGCCAATTGTGTTAGAATGTGTTGATGTTGGTGACAACAAAGACAACAAGGTAAGCAGCTCTCTTGGTGAAACAAATTCCACAGAGGAGGAATCTCCTCATAAGTTGGCTGAAAGCGTGGTTGTTGAGATTAAGCCACGTCCAGAGCTAACGCAATTTTGCGAGCAGATGGATGCAAGGGGGCTACTAAGTTTTATTATGGAGAATCAAAAAAATCTATATACCATTTGTATGGAACTTTCTGTTGCACTAGAAAGTGCAAATGAACCGGCCCGATTGGTGCTGGATTCACTGGAGGCATTTTATCCTCCTGTTGAAACTACCCTACCAAAGGATAAAAAGGATGCTGCCCTTCAGGGCATGCGGAAATCCTGTATTGTGTTTATGGAAGCCATGGCTGCCTACTTGGCAAGACTTGACTCGGGTGCCGATCACCTTCTAAACCCTGAAATAAAGCAGCAAGCCAAGGCAATTGCTGATGAGTGGAAGCCTAAGTTGGCTATTGCAGGCATTGATGCTACCAATGGAAATTCATTGGAAGCAGAGGCATTCTTGCACCTTCTCTCAACTTTTAGAATTGCTTCCGAgtttgatgaagaagaactcTGCAAGCTTGTTGTTGTGGTTTCTCGCCGCAGGCAGGCACCTGAGCTCTGCCGTTCTCTTGGGCTAACACATAAAATGCCAG GTGTTATTGAGTCGATGCTTAACAGTGGGAAACAAATTGAAGCCGTACCCTTCATTCATGACTTCCAGCTTACTGATAGGTTTCCCCTTGTTCCCATGCTGAAGGCCTATTTGAAGGAGTATAGGAGAAACTTTCAAGGAAAAGGCGGAAATGCACAG GTCGACGTAAATGCACAAGAACTTGCAGCACTGAAAAATGTTGTCAGGTGTGTTGAAGAGTACAAGCTTGAAGCTGACTACCCACTAGATCCACTTCAGAAAAGGCTTGCTCAATTGGTAAAGTGCAAATCTGATAAGAAGAAGAGTGGGGATTCTGGTAGACATCATCAATCAAAAAAGCCAagagtaaatggaggttatAGAGGATTCCGTGGTGGAGGTACTTCCCATGGTGGTGCTGGCGGACGGCAAGTTCCCCCTGTTTATGCTGAGAGGACAGCATACACAGGAATGCAAGAGAGATATTCTCATCCAGCTCCAAACCCTTATGACTATCAAATTCCTAGCCAGTCTGCTTATGGCCAGCCAGCTACTACAGATCAGAGACAGTACTACTATGCTCAGGATGACAGGGTTATAACTGCTGGATCTTATGATGCAACTCCTAATTATGGCACTTATATGGGTCCTGGAATGCGGTCAAACCAGCCATACATGTAA